One region of Carassius gibelio isolate Cgi1373 ecotype wild population from Czech Republic chromosome A1, carGib1.2-hapl.c, whole genome shotgun sequence genomic DNA includes:
- the LOC128015633 gene encoding G-protein coupled receptor 183-B encodes MMSPDLENCTNLYDHRPVARVLIPLAYSIICPVGLLGNALALHVIFSNITKINSITLYSANLAVSDIMFCLSLPLRAVYYGLGFHWPLGEGLCKAITLLFYLNCYAGVNFMTCLAVDRFVAMVFPLSLVKLRKVKNVRLVCLAIWLLVFAQTLPLLTINLTKTEHDNSITCMEYPNFEGLFKGLPYMLIVGVVLGFGVPVVTIIACYSILTRKLRLAAKSNRLTERSGRTKKARGVIAGVVFVFVVCFSPYHIDLLQYMIRKLFYAPDCMELQSFQISLHITVCLMNLNSCLDPFVYFFACKGYKQKLTRMMKWQVGTHFSTAGRISPESSGIGDELGIRRNNKIKMNTIREAL; translated from the coding sequence ATGATGAGCCCAGATTTAGAGAACTGCACCAACTTGTATGACCATCGTCCAGTGGCCCGAGTCCTCATACCTCTGGCCTATTCCATCATATGTCCAGTGGGACTTTTAGGCAATGCCCTGGCTCTTCATGTGATCTTCTCCAACATCACCAAAATTAATTCCATCACGCTTTATTCCGCCAACCTGGCTGTGTCCGATATCATGTTCTGCCTGTCGCTTCCCCTCCGAGCTGTTTACTACGGCCTTGGCTTCCACTGGCCCCTGGGGGAAGGACTCTGTAAAGCCATAACCCTGCTCTTCTATTTGAACTGCTATGCTGGAGTAAACTTCATGACCTGCCTGGCAGTCGATCGCTTTGTGGCGATGGTGTTTCCTCTGAGTCTGGTGAAACTGAGAAAGGTGAAAAATGTGCGATTGGTGTGTCTGGCCATATGGCTGCTGGTGTTTGCCCAGACGTTGCCTCTCCTGACCATTAACTTGACCAAAACGGAGCATGACAACAGCATCACCTGTATGGAATACCCCAATTTCGAGGGTCTTTTCAAAGGGCTGCCCTACATGCTGATCGTGGGGGTAGTTTTAGGCTTTGGAGTCCCAGTGGTGACAATCATCGCCTGCTATTCCATTCTGACCCGTAAACTACGTCTAGCAGCAAAGTCGAACCGACTGACAGAACGTTCTGGAAGAACCAAAAAAGCAAGAGGAGTGATCGCGGGAGTGGTATTTGTGTTTGTGGTGTGCTTCAGCCCATACCATATAGACCTTTTGCAATACATGATCCGAAAACTTTTCTACGCTCCAGACTGCATGGAGCTACAGTCCTTTCAGATATCCCTGCATATTACGGTGTGTCTTATGAACTTAAATTCCTGTCTGGATCCCTTTGTTTACTTTTTTGCATGCAAAGGCTACAAGCAGAAGCTGACGAGAATGATGAAGTGGCAGGTTGGCACCCACTTCTCCACTGCTGGAAGAATCTCGCCTGAAAGTTCAGGCATAGGCGACGAGCTCGGCATACGCCGCAACAACAAGATAAAAATGAACACTATTAGAGAAGCTCTGTAA